Proteins co-encoded in one Gordonia westfalica genomic window:
- a CDS encoding transglycosylase SLT domain-containing protein translates to MGATDWIINKESSWNPTATNPSSGAFGLPQFLGSTKDQYLPDSSPDPRVQGEAYDRYVGDRYGDPLKAKDHHVNAGWYERGGVIHEGANIMLNGLGHKETALPFDPRDLKASLDRGGAARLSSLRSWTNSSP, encoded by the coding sequence GTGGGAGCCACCGACTGGATCATCAACAAAGAGTCCAGCTGGAATCCGACCGCCACAAATCCGTCGTCGGGGGCGTTCGGTCTGCCCCAGTTCTTGGGATCGACGAAGGACCAGTATCTGCCGGATTCGTCACCCGATCCGCGGGTGCAGGGCGAAGCCTATGACCGATATGTGGGTGACCGTTACGGCGACCCGCTGAAGGCGAAGGATCACCACGTCAACGCCGGCTGGTACGAGCGGGGTGGTGTCATCCACGAGGGTGCGAACATCATGCTCAACGGGCTGGGGCACAAGGAAACTGCGCTGCCGTTCGATCCGCGGGATCTGAAAGCCTCACTCGACCGTGGCGGGGCGGCCCGGCTGTCCTCGTTGAGAAGCTGGACCAACTCATCTCCGTGA